From Epinephelus lanceolatus isolate andai-2023 chromosome 12, ASM4190304v1, whole genome shotgun sequence, the proteins below share one genomic window:
- the LOC117272413 gene encoding 1-phosphatidylinositol 4,5-bisphosphate phosphodiesterase delta-1-like isoform X4: METNGIENKSTGMEGDPDLQFLLQGGDLLKVLSPSWKRTRYFRLMEDCKTVWRESKKTFKSSQTFSLDDISEVQMGRHSEGLKKNTEAQVEGRCFSIMFKGRRKTLDLIASSEEEAKQWVNSLQKMVSRLNNLNTQQKTEHWIFSCLAKADKNQDDKMSKSELKNFLRLINIEVDDEYTEMLFKECDKSKSGYLSGEEIKHFYDLLTSREEVDVIHGEYAKTSGFMSSQNLVDFLMKEQREKAGLADARNIIQKYEPDEKAKQQNLLSKDGFLMYMHSPEALVLNPDHRDVYQDMSHPLNHYFISSSHNTYLMEDQLKGPSSTEAYVRALLKGCRCVELDCWDGSDDEPEIYHGYTLTSKILFKDVIAAIKEYAFKTSDYPVILSLENHCSVEQQEVMARHMSSILGSALVTSPLGDGMPDTFPSPEELKGKFLIKGKRLNKLEASFAAEAADGDDIDVTEEEESNDEDEAQQEQKKKKEKKKLKLAKELSDMVVYCKSVHFHGFEDARQNLSFYEMSSFKESKAMELAEESANSYICHNVEKLSRIYPGGSRTDSSNYDPVPLWNAGCQIVALNFQTTCKEMDINQGRFLVNGKSGYILKPAYMRDVNTEFDPITLTRGEWLKPKALHIMVISAQQLPKVNKKKSSIVDPLVKVQVFGVPADVAKRETIYVENNGFNPSWNENFQFDVYVPDLALVRFVVEDYDSTSDNEFVGQYTLPFNSLKMGYRHVPLLSKNGDVLPSAGLFVHIMVLDAE, from the exons TCTCGCTTGATGACATCTCAGAGGTGCAAATGGGCCGTCATTCAGAGGGTCtgaagaagaacacagaggCGCAGGTGGAGGGCCGCTGCTTCTCCATCATGTTCAAGGGCCGCCGCAAGACCCTGGACCTCATCGCCAGCTCAGAGGAGGAGGCCAAGCAGTGGGTCAACAGCCTGCAGAAGATGGTCTCCAGATTAAACAACCTCAACACCCAGCAGAAGACCGAGCA TTGGATCTTCAGCTGTCTGGCGAAAGCAGACAAAAACCAGGATGATAAGATGAGTAAGTCAGAGCTGAAGAACTTCCTGCGTCTGATCAACATCGAGGTGGATGACGAATACACAGAGATGCTCTTTAAG GAATGTGACAAATCCAAATCTGGATATCTGTCTGGAGAGGAGATTAAACATTTCTACGATCTGTTGACCAGTCGGGAGGAAGTCGACGTGATCCACGGAGAGTATGCTAAGACGTCAGGCTTCATGAGTTCGCAGAACCTGGTGGACTTCCTGATGaaagaacagagagagaaagccgGGCTGGCGGACGCACGCAACATAATCCAGAAGTATGAGCCAGATGAAAAAG CCAAGCAGCAGAATCTGTTGTCCAAAGATGGCTTCCTCATGTACATGCACAGTCCAGAGGCCTTGGTACTTAATCCAGATCACAGAGATGTGTACCAGGACATGAGCCATCCCCTCAACCACTACTTCATCTCCTCCTCGCACAACACCTACCTCATGGAGGATCAGCTCAAAGGGCCCAGCAGCACGGAGGCTTACGTCAG GGCTCTGCTGAAGGGCTGCCGCTGTGTGGAGCTGGACTGCTGGGATGGATCAGATGATGAGCCAGAGATCTACCACGGATACACACTCACCTCCAAGATCCTCTTCAAAGACGTCATCGCAGCCATCAAGGAGTACGCTTTCAAG ACATCTGATTACCCAGTTATCCTCTCCTTGGAGAACCACTGCAGTGTGGAGCAGCAGGAAGTCATGGCCCGCCACATGAGCTCCATCCTGGGCAGTGCACTTGTCACCTCTCCCCTGGGGGACGGCATGCCCGACACCTTTCCATCTCCTGAG GAGCTGAAGGGGAAGTTCCTCATCAAAGGGAAGAGGTTAAACAAACTGGAGGCCAGCTTTGCTGCTGAGGCAGCAGATGGTGATGACATTGACGTGACGGAGGAGGAAGAGTCAAATGACGAAGATGAGGCACAGCaggagcaaaagaaaaaaaag GAGAAAAAGAAGCTGAAACTAGCGAAGGAGTTGTCTGACATGGTGGTCTACTGTAAGAGCGTCCACTTCCATGGCTTTGAGGACGCACGACAAAACCTGAGCTTCTACGAGATGTCGTCCTTCAAGGAGAGTAAGGCCATGGAGCTGGCAGAGGAGTCAG CAAATTCCTACATCTGTCATAACGTGGAAAAGCTGAGCCGCATCTATCCAGGTGGCAGTAGGACCGACTCCTCCAACTACGACCCAGTGCCTCTGTGGAATGCTGGCTGCCAAATCG TTGCCTTAAACTTCCAGACGACCTGCAAGGAAATGGACATTAACCAGGGCAGATTCCTGGTTAACGGAAAGAGCGGCTACATTCTGAAGCCGGCCTACATGAGAGACGTAAACACAGAATTTGACCCCATCACCCTGACCCGGGGAGAATGGCTGAAGCCAAAGGCGCTCCACATCATG GTGATATCAGCCCAGCAGCTCCCCAAAGTGAACAAGAAGAAGTCCTCCATCGTGGACCCGCTGGTTAAGGTGCAGGTTTTCGGAGTGCCAGCTGATGTTGCCAAGAGAGAGACCATTTATGTGGAAAACAACG GTTTTAACCCATCATGGAATGAAAACTTCCAGTTTGATGTTTATGTACCAGACCTGGCACTGGTGCGCTTCGTCGTCGAGGACTACGACTCCACGTCTGACAATGAGTTTGTCGGGCAGTACACGCTTCCATTCAACAGCTTAAAAATGG GATACAGACATGTCCCTCTGCTCAGTAAGAACGGAGACGTCCTCCCCTCAGCTGGACTCTTCGTACACATCATGGTCCTTGATGCTGAGTGA
- the LOC117272413 gene encoding 1-phosphatidylinositol 4,5-bisphosphate phosphodiesterase delta-1-like isoform X3, whose product METNGIENKSTGMEGDPDLQFLLQGGDLLKVLSPSWKRTRYFRLMEDCKTVWRESKKTFKSSQTCECWCHSFPPSFSLDDISEVQMGRHSEGLKKNTEAQVEGRCFSIMFKGRRKTLDLIASSEEEAKQWVNSLQKMVSRLNNLNTQQKTEHWIFSCLAKADKNQDDKMSKSELKNFLRLINIEVDDEYTEMLFKECDKSKSGYLSGEEIKHFYDLLTSREEVDVIHGEYAKTSGFMSSQNLVDFLMKEQREKAGLADARNIIQKYEPDEKAKQQNLLSKDGFLMYMHSPEALVLNPDHRDVYQDMSHPLNHYFISSSHNTYLMEDQLKGPSSTEAYVRALLKGCRCVELDCWDGSDDEPEIYHGYTLTSKILFKDVIAAIKEYAFKTSDYPVILSLENHCSVEQQEVMARHMSSILGSALVTSPLGDGMPDTFPSPEELKGKFLIKGKRLNKLEASFAAEAADGDDIDVTEEEESNDEDEAQQEQKKKKEKKKLKLAKELSDMVVYCKSVHFHGFEDARQNLSFYEMSSFKESKAMELAEESANSYICHNVEKLSRIYPGGSRTDSSNYDPVPLWNAGCQIVALNFQTTCKEMDINQGRFLVNGKSGYILKPAYMRDVNTEFDPITLTRGEWLKPKALHIMVISAQQLPKVNKKKSSIVDPLVKVQVFGVPADVAKRETIYVENNGFNPSWNENFQFDVYVPDLALVRFVVEDYDSTSDNEFVGQYTLPFNSLKMGYRHVPLLSKNGDVLPSAGLFVHIMVLDAE is encoded by the exons TCTCGCTTGATGACATCTCAGAGGTGCAAATGGGCCGTCATTCAGAGGGTCtgaagaagaacacagaggCGCAGGTGGAGGGCCGCTGCTTCTCCATCATGTTCAAGGGCCGCCGCAAGACCCTGGACCTCATCGCCAGCTCAGAGGAGGAGGCCAAGCAGTGGGTCAACAGCCTGCAGAAGATGGTCTCCAGATTAAACAACCTCAACACCCAGCAGAAGACCGAGCA TTGGATCTTCAGCTGTCTGGCGAAAGCAGACAAAAACCAGGATGATAAGATGAGTAAGTCAGAGCTGAAGAACTTCCTGCGTCTGATCAACATCGAGGTGGATGACGAATACACAGAGATGCTCTTTAAG GAATGTGACAAATCCAAATCTGGATATCTGTCTGGAGAGGAGATTAAACATTTCTACGATCTGTTGACCAGTCGGGAGGAAGTCGACGTGATCCACGGAGAGTATGCTAAGACGTCAGGCTTCATGAGTTCGCAGAACCTGGTGGACTTCCTGATGaaagaacagagagagaaagccgGGCTGGCGGACGCACGCAACATAATCCAGAAGTATGAGCCAGATGAAAAAG CCAAGCAGCAGAATCTGTTGTCCAAAGATGGCTTCCTCATGTACATGCACAGTCCAGAGGCCTTGGTACTTAATCCAGATCACAGAGATGTGTACCAGGACATGAGCCATCCCCTCAACCACTACTTCATCTCCTCCTCGCACAACACCTACCTCATGGAGGATCAGCTCAAAGGGCCCAGCAGCACGGAGGCTTACGTCAG GGCTCTGCTGAAGGGCTGCCGCTGTGTGGAGCTGGACTGCTGGGATGGATCAGATGATGAGCCAGAGATCTACCACGGATACACACTCACCTCCAAGATCCTCTTCAAAGACGTCATCGCAGCCATCAAGGAGTACGCTTTCAAG ACATCTGATTACCCAGTTATCCTCTCCTTGGAGAACCACTGCAGTGTGGAGCAGCAGGAAGTCATGGCCCGCCACATGAGCTCCATCCTGGGCAGTGCACTTGTCACCTCTCCCCTGGGGGACGGCATGCCCGACACCTTTCCATCTCCTGAG GAGCTGAAGGGGAAGTTCCTCATCAAAGGGAAGAGGTTAAACAAACTGGAGGCCAGCTTTGCTGCTGAGGCAGCAGATGGTGATGACATTGACGTGACGGAGGAGGAAGAGTCAAATGACGAAGATGAGGCACAGCaggagcaaaagaaaaaaaag GAGAAAAAGAAGCTGAAACTAGCGAAGGAGTTGTCTGACATGGTGGTCTACTGTAAGAGCGTCCACTTCCATGGCTTTGAGGACGCACGACAAAACCTGAGCTTCTACGAGATGTCGTCCTTCAAGGAGAGTAAGGCCATGGAGCTGGCAGAGGAGTCAG CAAATTCCTACATCTGTCATAACGTGGAAAAGCTGAGCCGCATCTATCCAGGTGGCAGTAGGACCGACTCCTCCAACTACGACCCAGTGCCTCTGTGGAATGCTGGCTGCCAAATCG TTGCCTTAAACTTCCAGACGACCTGCAAGGAAATGGACATTAACCAGGGCAGATTCCTGGTTAACGGAAAGAGCGGCTACATTCTGAAGCCGGCCTACATGAGAGACGTAAACACAGAATTTGACCCCATCACCCTGACCCGGGGAGAATGGCTGAAGCCAAAGGCGCTCCACATCATG GTGATATCAGCCCAGCAGCTCCCCAAAGTGAACAAGAAGAAGTCCTCCATCGTGGACCCGCTGGTTAAGGTGCAGGTTTTCGGAGTGCCAGCTGATGTTGCCAAGAGAGAGACCATTTATGTGGAAAACAACG GTTTTAACCCATCATGGAATGAAAACTTCCAGTTTGATGTTTATGTACCAGACCTGGCACTGGTGCGCTTCGTCGTCGAGGACTACGACTCCACGTCTGACAATGAGTTTGTCGGGCAGTACACGCTTCCATTCAACAGCTTAAAAATGG GATACAGACATGTCCCTCTGCTCAGTAAGAACGGAGACGTCCTCCCCTCAGCTGGACTCTTCGTACACATCATGGTCCTTGATGCTGAGTGA